One part of the Raphanus sativus cultivar WK10039 chromosome 7, ASM80110v3, whole genome shotgun sequence genome encodes these proteins:
- the LOC108817713 gene encoding cytochrome P450 734A6: MAAPFIFVFFLCFFLLIFRFVYTNLWIPWRLQSHFKKLHLTGPRYRIFTGNSKEVTRLTAEAKSKPIPSGDNPHEFVHRVAPHYHKWSRAYGKTFLYWFGSKPVVATSDPSLIREALKSRSFDRIGHNPLSKLLYAQGLPGLRGDQWAFHRRIAVQAFTMDKVKKWVPQMVASTKMFVEKWEEMRNGEDEVELDVHKEIHSLSADMLSRTAFGNNVEEGKRIFALQERMMRLFYLVRWSVYIPGFRFLPSKTNREIWRIEREIRGSILGLIEKNKTRDAEKAGTLLQAFMSPYVNQNGQEEKLGIEEVIDECKTFYFAAKETTGDLMTWVLVLLAMHQEWQSIAREEVLRVLGPTGLLTPDTLQDLKTLGMIINETLRLYPPAMTLNRDTLRKAKLGNLEIPAGTQLYLSVVAMHHDREAWGEDAEEFNPGRFEDTRKESALLVPFGLGARTCVGQNLAVVEAKTVLATVLRHYSFRLSPSYVHAPVLFVTLQPQKGAHLLFRKI, from the exons ATGGCTGCGCCCttcatcttcgtcttcttcctctgtttcttccttCTTATCTTCAGATTCGTTTACACTAATCTATGGATCCCTTGGAGACTCCAATCTCATTTCAAGAAGCTGCACTTAACGGGACCTCGTTACCGGATATTCACCGGAAACTCCAAGGAAGTTACCCGTTTAACGGCGGAGGCGAAGTCAAAGCCGATACCTTCCGGTGACAACCCTCACGAGTTCGTCCACCGTGTGGCGCCCCACTACCACAAGTGGTCACGTGCCTACGGGAAGACTTTCCTCTACTGGTTCGGGTCTAAACCTGTCGTGGCCACGTCGGATCCGAGTCTAATCCGGGAAGCTTTGAAGAGCAGGTCGTTTGATCGAATCGGACATAACCCTTTGTCTAAGCTTCTATATGCTCAGGGTCTTCCTGGTCTTCGAGGTGATCAGTGGGCTTTCCATAGAAGAATCGCTGTTCAAGCTTTCACCATGGACAAAGTCAAG AAATGGGTGCCGCAAATGGTGGCAAGTACTAAGATGTTTGTGGAGAAATGGGAGGAGATGAGAAATGGAGAAGATGAGGTTGAGCTAGATGTACACAAAGAGATACACAGTTTGTCTGCAGATATGTTATCAAGAACAGCTTTTGGTAACAACGTGGAAGAAGGGAAACGAATCTTTGCCTTGCAGGAGCGTATGATGCGTCTCTTCTATCTTGTTCGGTGGAGCGTGTATATCCCCGGGTTCAG ATTCTTGCCTTCCAAGACTAACAGAGAGATATGGAGGATTGAGAGAGAAATCCGCGGTTCTATCCTGGGACTCATcgagaaaaacaaaacaagagacGCGGAGAAGGCAGGAACTCTGCTTCAGGCTTTTATGTCTCCTTACGTCAATCAGAATGGTCAAGAAGAGAAGCTTGGGATTGAAGAGGTTATAGATGAATGCAAGACCTTCTACTTTGCTGCCAAGGAAACAACTGGTGATCTTATGACATGGGTTTTAGTCCTCTTAGCTATGCATCAAGAATGGCAAAGCATTGCTCGGGAAGAAGTTCTACGCGTCCTTGGACCTACAGGGTTACTCACTCCAGATACCTTACAAGACCTCAAAACA TTAGGTATGATAATCAATGAGACACTCCGGCTCTACCCTCCAGCGATGACACTAAACCGTGACACGCTTAGGAAAGCTAAGCTTGGAAACCTAGAGATTCCTGCAGGAACTCAGCTCTATCTATCGGTTGTCGCGATGCACCACGACAGAGAGGCATGGGGAGAAGACGCGGAGGAGTTTAACCCGGGTAGGTTTGAAGATACCAGGAAAGAATCAGCTCTGCTAGTGCCGTTTGGGTTAGGGGCTAGGACTTGCGTGGGGCAGAATCTGGCAGTGGTTGAGGCCAAAACGGTTCTTGCTACGGTCTTGAGGCATTACAGTTTCAGGTTGTCTCCAAGTTATGTCCATGCTCCTGTTTTGTTTGTGACCTTGCAGCCTCAAAAGGGTGCTCATCTTCTCTTTCGTAAGATTTAA
- the LOC108814913 gene encoding J domain-containing protein required for chloroplast accumulation response 1, producing MQKTLPNSPPLIHGDDDVDIDFRDVFGGPPKRRSRVIETTSRHSFSEIRRRDVIVDNSALILRDEKPVFGEDPSIRRRFTADDFFDDIFRVNESSSSPQRKIKNEGETFGSSSLPGSRILSPARPVPHKAESPGTSFPAHFSLPAKLIKGTEIPTFGSAARSLSKNREAASSSPLSKTSSKADMVGSTAKPDSDGYVAPKVVVNGKGRQFHFSIYKWPNKGVPVVMWGSSRLSSMAKAEETTPSDSSGMSEEKKTSQKPPGVQKDEEEMSKQDFSGNASKAREASVKPLHAFLDVKDEKQGEEDIVLEKEASKGKSKAKSMRSYAGDSRSKKKAQGTRSSLDSPMPDKSSFPSTSSVPEVGKDGGKGKVMDFVKIFSQGGGGESLGQSSRWRAREVPVTDINKYGPKAKDTVKVSDQQKKSTPVTPSMDQDQKKPSQATQKKVPDNSSKPSGVTEQEERQEPSTAHVTSEDIDEPFHVNFLVEDITQDENKMEETRNDAEEFKNIDAKIRKWSSGKSGNIRSLLSTLQYILWPGCGWKAVPLMDMIEGNAVRKSYQRALLILHPDKLQQKGASANQKYMAEKVFELLQEAWDHFNTLGPV from the exons ATGCAGAAGACACTACCGAACTCACCGCCTCTCATACACGGGGATGATGACGTGGACATAGACTTCAGAGATGTTTTCGGTGGTCCACCTAAAAGACGGTCCAGAGTTATTGAAACCACCAGTAGACACAGCTTCAGTGAAATCAGGCGGCGTGACGTCATCGTCGACAACAGCGCGCTGATTCTCCGAGACGAGAAGCCTGTGTTCGGGGAAGATCCGTCCATCCGCCGTCGTTTCACTGCTGACGACTTCTTCGACGATATTTTCAGAGTGAATGAATCATCTTCTTCGCCGCAGAGGAAGATAAAGAACGAGGGAGAAACGTTCGGATCATCATCACTTCCGGGTTCTCGGATCCTTAGCCCGGCTCGTCCTGTCCCTCACAAAGCCGAGTCTCCTGGTACTTCTTTCCCTGCACACTTCAG TCTTCCAGCAAAACTAATCAAAGGGACAGAGATTCCTACGTTTGGTTCAGCTGCTCGGAGTTTGAGCAAGAACAGAGAAGCTGCTTCGAGTTCTCCTTTGTCAAAAACTTCTAGCAAAGCCGATATGGTGGGATCTACTGCTAAACCGGATTCAGATGGCTATGTTGCTCCAAAGGTTGTTGTTAATGGGAAAGGGAGGCAGTTTCACTTCTCCATCTACAAGTGGCCTAACAAAGGAGTTCCTGTTGTCATGTGGGGAAGTTCTAGACTGAGCTCTATGGCTAAAGCTGAAGAGACAACACCGAGTGATTCATCAGGGATGTCGGAGGAAAAGAAGACCTCGCAAAAGCCTCCTGGTGTTCAGAAAGACGAAGAAGAGATGTCTAAACAAGACTTCTCCGGCAATGCGTCGAAAGCGCGCGAGGCTAGTGTGAAACCTCTGCATGCGTTTTTAGATGTTAAGGACGAGAAACAAG GTGAGGAGGATATAGTGTTAGAGAAGGAAGCAAGTAAAGGCAAAAGCAAAGCGAAGAGCATGAGAAGCTATGCAGGAGATTCAAGAAGCAAAAAGAAAGCACAAGGCACGAGAAGTTCTTTGGATAGTCCCATGCCTGATAAATCCAGCTTCCCTAGTACATCATCAGTACCAGAAGTAGGTAAAGATGGAGGCAAAGGGAAAGTGATGGACTTCGTTAAGATTTTTAGTCAAGGAGGAGGTGGAGAATCTCTTGGACAAAGCTCTAGATGGAGAGCTAGAGAAGTTCCCGTGACTGATATCAATAAATACGGTCCTAAGGCCAAAGACACTGTAAAGGTTTCTGatcaacaaaagaaatcaaCTCCAGTTACACCATCCATG GACCAGGATCAGAAGAAACCTTCACAGGCAACTCAGAAAAAGGTTCCAGATAATAGTAGTAAGCCTAGTGGTGTTACTGAACAAGAGGAGAGACAGGAACCTAGCACAG CACATGTTACCTCAGAGGATATAGACGAGCCCTTCCATGTGAATTTCCTG GTGGAGGATATAACACAAGATGAGAACAAAATGGAAGAAACAAGAAATGATGCTGAAGAATTCAAG AACATCGATGCTAAGATACGCAAGTGGTCAAGTGGTAAGAGTGGAAACATTCGGTCTCTCCTGTCTACCTTGCAGTAT ATTCTATGGCCCGGGTGTGGATGGAAGGCGGTTCCACTCATGGATATGATCGAAGGAAACGCAGTTCGAAAATCGTACCAGAGAGCATTACTAATCCTTCATCCAGATAAGTTGCAACAAAAGGGTGCTTCTGCAAACCAGAAATACATGGCTGAGAAAGTTTTTGAGTTATTACAG GAAGCATGGGACCATTTCAACACTCTTGGACCGGTTTAA